One region of Anaeromyxobacter paludicola genomic DNA includes:
- the nth gene encoding endonuclease III — MRESRTEKRQRALEVAERLGQALPQARIALEFRSDLELLVAVVLSAQCTDARVNLATPALFARFPDAASYAAVRPEELWPYIQRLGLYRAKAKAIVAAMGALAREHGGRVPRTREALEQLPGVGRKTAGVVLVHLGAGAAFPVDTHVGRVSRRLDLTREEDPDKVERDLCALYPEARWGRTHQLFVWHGRLTCTARAPACPRCAVGDLCPKRGVKRGRPG, encoded by the coding sequence GTGCGTGAATCGAGGACAGAGAAGCGCCAGCGCGCGCTGGAGGTGGCCGAGCGGCTCGGGCAGGCGCTGCCGCAGGCGCGCATCGCGCTCGAGTTCCGGAGTGATCTCGAGCTCCTGGTCGCGGTGGTGCTCTCGGCCCAGTGCACCGACGCCCGGGTGAACCTCGCCACCCCGGCCCTCTTCGCCCGCTTCCCCGACGCCGCCAGCTACGCCGCGGTCCGCCCGGAGGAGCTCTGGCCCTACATCCAGCGGCTCGGCCTCTACCGCGCCAAGGCGAAGGCCATCGTGGCGGCGATGGGGGCGCTCGCGCGGGAGCACGGCGGGCGGGTGCCGCGGACGCGCGAGGCGCTGGAGCAGCTGCCGGGGGTGGGGCGCAAGACGGCGGGGGTGGTGCTCGTGCACCTCGGCGCGGGGGCCGCCTTCCCGGTGGACACCCACGTCGGCCGGGTATCGCGGCGGCTCGACCTCACGCGCGAGGAGGATCCGGACAAGGTGGAGCGGGACCTCTGCGCGCTCTACCCCGAGGCGCGCTGGGGCAGGACCCACCAGCTCTTCGTCTGGCACGGCCGGCTCACCTGCACCGCGCGCGCGCCGGCCTGTCCCCGGTGCGCGGTCGGCGACCTGTGCCCGAAGCGCGGGGTGAAGAGAGGCCGCCCGGGATAG
- the def gene encoding peptide deformylase, with protein MIREIVIWPDPVLKKVAKPVDAVDDGIRRLLDDMSETMYAADGVGLAAPQIGVDKRCIVIDTSPRQEGQKLIHLVNPVIVKAEGETTYTEGCLSIPGEAEDVDRFAKVWVRALDYSGKPFELECDELLAIAAQHEHDHLEGTLFVDHLSSLKRELIRRRMKKLKQDRAAEKAEDIKTAAKHKSAL; from the coding sequence ATGATTCGTGAAATCGTCATCTGGCCCGACCCCGTCCTGAAGAAGGTCGCGAAGCCGGTGGACGCCGTCGACGACGGCATCCGCCGCCTCCTCGACGACATGTCGGAGACCATGTACGCCGCCGACGGCGTCGGTCTCGCCGCGCCGCAGATCGGCGTGGACAAGCGCTGCATCGTGATCGACACCTCGCCGCGCCAGGAAGGGCAGAAGCTCATCCACCTCGTGAACCCGGTCATCGTGAAGGCCGAGGGCGAGACCACCTACACCGAGGGCTGCCTGTCGATCCCGGGCGAGGCCGAGGACGTGGACCGGTTCGCCAAGGTCTGGGTCCGGGCGCTCGACTACTCCGGGAAGCCGTTCGAGCTGGAGTGCGACGAGCTGCTCGCCATCGCGGCGCAGCACGAGCACGACCACCTCGAGGGCACGCTCTTCGTGGACCACCTCTCGAGCCTCAAGCGCGAGCTCATCCGGCGGCGCATGAAGAAGCTGAAGCAGGACCGCGCCGCCGAGAAGGCGGAAGACATCAAGACGGCCGCGAAGCACAAGTCGGCCTTGTAG
- the priA gene encoding replication restart helicase PriA, protein MLVEVAVAAAVRGTFTYRVPASLEPEVTLGRRVAVPFGRSPRATGYVLGFPESAPDGVALRDVAAVLDQFPLFTAPLVKLLRWAEDYYLVPPGELFRAALPPGLNARGGGEAPARRAVEFAAPCDGAAGALDGLGRAPAQRAVLEYLLARGRIPLEELRAALPKARPALTALVKRGLARVEAEAPAPAGAELPASAAAPALTPAQAAALAAVEEAAGAYTPFLLLGVTGSGKTEVYLQAIARARARGKGALVLVPEIGLTPQLAGRFRARFGADVAVLHSGLTPPERHAEWLRLRRGEARICVGVRSAIFAPVEDVGVIVVDEEHDGSFKQEDGPAYHARDLAVVRARLEQAVLLLGSATPSLETLENARRGRYRLLELPERVDGRPMPEVEVVDLSRRRGGGRGAARPELGLLSPRLAEMLRETLAAGQQSILFLNRRGYETLVVCEDCGREEQCERCSVSLTHHRRRNVLTCHYCGYSVPVTPECPACGGMRRGLGVGTEQVEAGVKALLPGARVERLDRDAVSGADDLASVLARFARRELDVLVGTQMVAKGHDFPGVTLVGVVLADTSLALPDFRARERTFQLLAQVAGRAGRGGEAGRVLVQTFHPEEPAIDCARTHDYARFAEGELAWRRQLAYPPHGRMMAVRVEGSEAGARRTAEALGQAARPALGRAMMLGPAPAALERLRGKSRWHLLFKAPDAASLRPVHRALARVAARPPGGAAVRFDMDPYSML, encoded by the coding sequence GAGGTGACCCTGGGGCGCCGGGTGGCGGTGCCGTTCGGGCGCAGCCCGCGGGCGACCGGCTACGTGCTCGGCTTCCCGGAGTCGGCGCCGGACGGGGTGGCGCTGCGCGACGTCGCCGCGGTCCTCGACCAGTTCCCGCTCTTCACCGCGCCGCTCGTGAAGCTCCTCCGCTGGGCGGAGGACTACTACCTCGTCCCGCCGGGCGAGCTCTTCCGCGCGGCGCTGCCGCCGGGGCTCAACGCGCGCGGCGGCGGGGAGGCCCCGGCCCGGCGCGCGGTGGAGTTCGCGGCGCCGTGCGACGGCGCGGCCGGCGCGCTCGACGGGCTCGGGCGGGCCCCCGCGCAGCGCGCCGTCCTCGAGTACCTCCTCGCCCGCGGCCGCATCCCGCTCGAGGAGCTGCGCGCGGCGCTCCCCAAGGCCCGCCCGGCCCTCACCGCGCTCGTGAAGCGCGGGCTGGCGCGGGTGGAGGCCGAGGCGCCCGCCCCGGCCGGCGCCGAGCTCCCCGCGTCGGCCGCCGCGCCGGCGCTCACGCCCGCGCAGGCGGCGGCGCTCGCCGCGGTGGAGGAGGCGGCCGGGGCCTACACGCCCTTCCTGCTCCTCGGCGTGACCGGCTCGGGGAAGACCGAGGTCTACCTGCAGGCCATCGCCCGGGCCCGCGCCCGCGGCAAGGGGGCGCTGGTCCTGGTGCCGGAGATCGGCCTCACCCCGCAGCTCGCCGGCCGCTTCCGGGCCCGCTTCGGCGCCGACGTGGCGGTGCTCCACAGCGGCCTCACCCCGCCGGAGCGCCACGCGGAGTGGCTCCGGCTCCGGCGCGGCGAGGCGCGCATCTGCGTGGGCGTGCGCAGCGCCATCTTCGCGCCGGTGGAGGACGTCGGCGTCATCGTGGTGGACGAGGAGCACGACGGCTCCTTCAAGCAGGAGGACGGCCCGGCCTACCACGCCCGCGACCTCGCCGTGGTGCGGGCCCGGCTCGAGCAGGCGGTGCTCCTGCTCGGCTCGGCCACGCCCTCGCTCGAGACGCTCGAGAACGCCCGGCGCGGCAGGTACCGCCTGCTCGAGCTCCCCGAGCGCGTGGACGGCCGCCCCATGCCCGAGGTGGAGGTGGTGGACCTCTCGCGCCGGCGCGGCGGCGGGCGCGGCGCCGCCAGGCCGGAGCTCGGGCTCCTCTCCCCGCGCCTCGCGGAGATGCTCCGGGAGACGCTCGCCGCCGGCCAGCAGTCGATCCTGTTCCTCAACCGGCGCGGCTACGAGACGCTGGTGGTCTGCGAGGACTGCGGGCGCGAGGAGCAGTGCGAGCGCTGCTCGGTCTCGCTCACCCACCACCGGAGGCGCAACGTCCTCACCTGCCACTATTGCGGTTACTCGGTCCCGGTCACGCCGGAGTGCCCGGCCTGCGGCGGGATGCGCCGGGGGCTCGGCGTCGGCACCGAGCAGGTCGAGGCCGGCGTGAAGGCGCTCCTCCCCGGCGCCCGGGTCGAGCGGCTCGACCGCGACGCGGTGTCCGGCGCCGACGACCTCGCCTCGGTGCTGGCCCGCTTCGCCCGCCGGGAGCTCGACGTGCTGGTCGGCACGCAGATGGTGGCGAAGGGGCACGACTTCCCCGGCGTCACCCTCGTCGGCGTGGTGCTCGCCGACACCTCGCTCGCGCTCCCCGACTTCCGCGCCCGCGAGCGGACCTTCCAGCTCCTCGCGCAGGTGGCCGGCCGGGCGGGGCGCGGGGGCGAGGCGGGGCGGGTGCTGGTGCAGACCTTCCACCCCGAGGAGCCGGCCATCGACTGCGCCCGCACCCACGACTACGCCCGCTTCGCCGAGGGGGAGCTCGCCTGGCGACGGCAGCTCGCCTACCCGCCCCACGGCCGGATGATGGCGGTCCGGGTGGAGGGGAGCGAGGCGGGCGCGCGGCGCACCGCCGAGGCGCTGGGGCAGGCGGCCCGGCCGGCGCTCGGGCGGGCGATGATGCTCGGGCCCGCCCCGGCGGCCCTCGAGCGGCTGCGCGGCAAGAGCCGGTGGCACCTCCTGTTCAAGGCGCCCGACGCCGCGTCGCTGCGCCCCGTCCACCGGGCGCTCGCCCGGGTGGCGGCCAGGCCCCCGGGCGGGGCGGCCGTCCGGTTCGACATGGACCCGTACTCGATGCTCTGA